The following coding sequences lie in one Corynebacterium humireducens NBRC 106098 = DSM 45392 genomic window:
- a CDS encoding Rieske 2Fe-2S domain-containing protein, translated as MKDIASIHDVAPGGTLLLDDGLLLIRDLDGDFHVTEDRCPHVGWSLRTGTLHEDAVIECPLHHGLWNLRSGDPVRYPARVPMKIHRVEVRGETVWLVD; from the coding sequence ATGAAGGACATCGCCTCGATCCACGACGTCGCCCCCGGTGGCACGCTGCTTCTCGACGACGGCCTCCTCCTCATCCGCGACCTCGACGGCGACTTCCACGTCACCGAGGACCGCTGCCCGCATGTGGGGTGGTCGCTGAGGACGGGCACCCTCCACGAGGACGCCGTCATCGAGTGCCCCCTCCACCACGGGCTGTGGAACCTCCGGTCCGGCGACCCGGTGCGCTACCCGGCCCGCGTCCCCATGAAGATCCACCGGGTTGAGGTCAGGGGTGAGACCGTATGGCTCGTCGACTGA